The Malus domestica chromosome 13, GDT2T_hap1 genome includes a window with the following:
- the LOC139187579 gene encoding disease resistance protein Roq1-like gives MHDSLEEMGKEIVCQEWPNEPGKRSRLWFHEDVYRLITENTGTNAIKGIMVKVPEPYNHICLNAKSFSEMKDLKFFVNYDALFSGDFDYLSNESRRLDWPGCSLQSLPSNFHPMKLFALKMPGSCITGLWEGFKAFPNLTNMNFERCKFLEEIPDCTGIPNLKRLNLNYCRGLVEVHPSVGFLDKLVELRVRGCFNLVIFPRRISLKSLEVIDLGDALGLRIFQ, from the exons ATGCATGACTCGCTAGAAGAAATGGGTAAAGAAATAGTTTGCCAAGAATGGCCAAATGAACCTGGAAAGCGTAGCAGATTGTGGTTCCACGAGGATGTTTATCGTTTGATAACTGAAAATACT GGAACAAATGCAATCAAAGGAATTATGGTAAAGGTACCTGAACCATATAATCACATATGCTTGAATGCTAAAAGCTTCTCAGAGATGAAAGATCTGAAATTCTTCGTGAACTATGATGCACTCTTTTCTGGGGACTTTGATTATCTCTCCAATGAGTCGAGGAGGCTTGACTGGCCTGGATGTTCGTTACAATCTTTgccatcaaattttcatccaatgAAACTCTTTGCGCTGAAGATGCCCGGAAGCTGCATAACCGGACTGTGGGAGGGATTCAAG GCATTCCCAAATTTGACAAATATGAATTTTGAACGTTGTAAATTCTTAGAGGAAATCCCTGACTGCACCGGAATCCCAAACTTAAAGCGTTTGAATCTAAATTACTGCAGAGGTTTAGTTGAGGTTCATCCTTCAGTTGGATTCCTTGATAAACTTGTTGAGTTGAGAGTTAGGGGCTGCTTTAACCTCGTGATATTTCCAAGAAGAATCAGCTTGAAATCTCTAGAAGTTATTGACCTCGGAGACGCTTTAGGCTTACGCATTTTCCAGTAA